The following coding sequences lie in one Candidatus Babeliales bacterium genomic window:
- a CDS encoding YebC/PmpR family DNA-binding transcriptional regulator: protein MAGHSKWANIKHKKAKEDSKRGKAFTKLTKEITVCAREGGGDPAGNARLRLLMEKAREINMPLENTMRAIKKGTGELPGAQYESHTYEGYAPHGIAVMVDTLFDNKNRIAADMRRLFSRHGGSLGESGSVNWMFEQRGVIRATGSNMTEDELLEKLLDYPIEDISKDEQLFSIQCDSKSVDKVRQAVISAGLKVEEAELEWIAKSTISLPEEQAQKVYDFLTELDDHEDVQNVYTNLE from the coding sequence ATGGCTGGTCATTCAAAATGGGCAAATATAAAGCATAAAAAAGCAAAAGAAGATTCAAAACGCGGTAAAGCGTTTACCAAACTTACCAAAGAAATTACCGTTTGCGCGCGCGAAGGTGGTGGCGATCCGGCAGGAAATGCACGACTGCGACTCCTAATGGAAAAAGCACGAGAAATTAATATGCCGCTTGAAAATACTATGCGGGCTATTAAAAAAGGAACGGGCGAACTCCCTGGTGCTCAATATGAATCGCATACCTATGAAGGATATGCTCCTCATGGTATTGCCGTTATGGTAGACACCCTTTTTGATAACAAAAATCGTATTGCTGCTGATATGCGTCGCTTGTTTTCTCGCCATGGTGGATCACTCGGTGAATCTGGATCAGTAAACTGGATGTTTGAACAACGCGGTGTCATTCGCGCAACAGGATCCAATATGACCGAAGATGAATTGCTTGAAAAACTACTCGATTATCCCATTGAAGATATCAGCAAAGATGAACAACTTTTTTCTATACAATGTGATTCAAAATCAGTAGACAAAGTGCGTCAGGCGGTAATAAGTGCAGGGCTTAAAGTTGAAGAAGCTGAACTTGAATGGATAGCAAAATCAACGATCTCGCTTCCTGAAGAACAAGCACAAAAAGTATACGATTTTTTAACTGAACTTGATGATCATGAAGATGTTCAAAATGTTTATACTAATTTAGAATAA
- a CDS encoding YicC/YloC family endoribonuclease, whose protein sequence is MIRSMTGFSSRVFPLVVADNNKTTLSISIKSLNSRYFEVSCKLPYQLNNLETDITKLLKSHLLRGHIYITIYASNQAFFKAAVEPSLPIIKDYLKAIEQIKQNYPISGDLSLSDLLQLPNVFATEEQSIDETTKQTIMSNITELIQELIAAEEKEGMALKKDVESRISIMEQELARIEITSGELMKTQKEKVQTAVQQTIENESMQADIQKQAAYALLDKMDINEEIVRFKTHLKNFITQLTSSQIEVGKRLDFTLQEMGREINTIAAKCSDATIASHAINIKVELEKSREQIQNIV, encoded by the coding sequence ATGATACGCAGTATGACCGGCTTCAGTTCACGAGTGTTTCCACTTGTAGTTGCCGATAATAATAAAACAACATTGTCGATAAGTATTAAATCACTTAATTCACGTTATTTTGAAGTAAGCTGTAAACTGCCGTATCAACTGAATAACTTAGAAACTGATATCACAAAATTATTGAAAAGCCATCTCCTGCGTGGGCACATCTATATTACTATTTACGCAAGCAACCAAGCGTTTTTTAAAGCTGCGGTTGAGCCATCTTTACCGATCATCAAAGACTACCTAAAAGCAATTGAACAAATTAAACAGAACTACCCAATCTCTGGAGATCTTTCTCTTTCTGATTTGCTGCAACTTCCAAATGTATTTGCGACCGAAGAACAATCGATTGATGAAACAACAAAACAAACTATCATGAGCAACATCACCGAGCTCATTCAAGAACTGATTGCAGCAGAAGAAAAAGAAGGTATGGCACTCAAAAAAGACGTAGAAAGCCGTATCTCCATCATGGAACAAGAACTTGCGCGCATCGAAATCACGTCCGGCGAATTAATGAAAACACAAAAAGAAAAAGTCCAAACCGCCGTACAACAAACAATAGAGAATGAATCGATGCAAGCCGACATCCAAAAACAAGCAGCATACGCCCTACTTGATAAAATGGATATTAATGAAGAAATCGTTCGTTTTAAAACTCATTTAAAAAACTTCATCACACAGCTCACCTCCTCCCAGATTGAAGTCGGAAAACGGTTAGATTTTACCCTACAAGAAATGGGGCGTGAAATAAACACGATCGCTGCAAAATGCTCTGATGCAACCATTGCATCACATGCGAT